From the genome of Spodoptera frugiperda isolate SF20-4 chromosome 7, AGI-APGP_CSIRO_Sfru_2.0, whole genome shotgun sequence:
caggccatgtgtcagCACAGAGCCTGCCGCCTTTGGAACCCATCTCGGGTCCTTCCGCTTCGTCCagaagttcgctacaggcaatagccactccaaccctatcacccccgttagggggactattacctgtacccagggtgcaccacggggaggtcttctggcaccgcaccccgtACTACGGAGATGCAATAGCTAAACTGTGGAACTATGCgtccatttccactgatactaagctatatagctgtacgaggaagatgcgcagctcgagtatttGCGATGTAAAGATAGTAGGAAAAGCATCGCGTgcatctttacatataaaatcatagcttagctaaatccgtttccaccagtgccaatgaatataatgggtggaagccaaacgcatccacagctacgtagcatagtacatctctggtggagatACAAACTCCCTTGGTCTAGAGATAGTTAAGAGATTGGAGAAGGATGTAGGCaaagctagtaaaatatattcttgATTATAATATGAGTAAATACCAGAATACCTAACCTCAATTCTGAAAGTTTCACTAGTGACCACTGCCGTTTCGTgctgaaaatatttatacatatttatttattgtatctaTTTTCATGTGTCGATTGTCGCCGTTATTGAGGTACAATCTAATTTGACCCTACGTGATATTTGGGTCATGCAAGATCAAACTGTTTGTGTCGGTTATCTGTACACTCGCGACTCCTGACACAGGTCACTGTGTCAAAACAAACATGGCGACCTGTCTAGCCAACTATGTCAAAATAAAgctgaaattaaataatgaatgatgtgtattgataataatgtttaattagttaattattttattaaactgtaaagtttttaacatggtcactaacactaacattagaacgtttgacgggatatttaccatgtttatttatgtctatgagtttccgatatttcggcactgttgcaagcgccatgatctcGGCTgatattctttattataaaaaaatgtctcataaaatgttattgttgttaAAGTTCTTGTACAATTATTactaaattgttgtttaattgTAACCGCGTAACATTATTGTCTTGTAAACCACTATACTATTCTCAGAGGCGGAGTCGATCTCGATTGTTAACGAAATTTTATAATGTAGTAGTTAGGTAACAGAACGTATGTATGTAGTGCAGGGAGTTCATGCTCTCAAACAATTGCTATTGTCACTCCTGacacatttttgttaatatttgtttcttattgttttttataataaatgacGACTGAAGGTGTACGTTCAAGAACAGTGTGATATGTGTGTTACAAATAACATCAAGCCGTTTATTCTACAAgggcgtaggcagaggtacgAATTTTGATTGTAACGCCAAGTGTTCGGTAGTTATTTTACGAGTctcatgtaattattataatacagcTAAGTGATATGCTATCAGACCTTGTAAAGTTTTAAGTCCTAGGATGGATCCTTTACTCTCTTCATCTTCTGCActaatagatatattatataaagttgaagagattgtttgtttgttttagaacAGTAATTTAAGGAAATATAGGTCcgttttgaataattattttagttttgtgtaGTGCTTTTATCGAGGACGGCTATAggcaaaacatcacgctatgaccagtaGAAGCCGAACAGGGGGCTgcaaaccgcgcggaagtatcTAGTTACTCATCTGCCTTCCCCTTCAGGATATGATATCCTTGTACCTATCTTACAAAATGTCCTACTCTAAACCAAAACAAGCATCTTGTGTAAACAGTGCGCTTTGTATCGCAATGAGGTCCATTTCCGCGGCAGTGAGATGTGGCAAGTTGACGAGTGACCCGCTGACCACTCGCGTTATCTGCCGCCCTGGTACGTGGTACGTGGCGACCATTGACATGTTTACAGAACACAGTTCTCATGAAGTAGAGATATTAGTTTAAACGAACTATGCTATTTGTAAGCGAAGCTACAGAAGTACGCATTCATTCATAGCTTTTTCTCACATATGGTGAGCACGTTTTTTAGAAAattggcaatgcacttgtaactcctatGGTCTTATTTAACGGCAGATGATCCATAGCAAGACTAGTTAGATTAGAGCgagttactttttattaatcagttttatttagtttgaagtgtttatttttttgggtcTTTAGTCATTGGCATTTAACCCGTCGTCCAATCGatttgatatacatatatttggtgcacactcttaatcttatcgactacataatataagcaaattaaaaccgtttaacgtaaaaaaaatatttacgtattaCTTGTTTACCAGACACtttgtataatttatgtttgaatgtttgttttgtagtcAACTAAAGATTTCACTTTTGTTTTTACCTGTGTTTATTATATACTATTTGTGTGTTAGACATACATAGTTAGACGTTAGACATACTTACATTTGTATATGGATTGTTGGATACGTGACAGAAGAGGTTCTATAAATGTGGAAGCAGCGAACCAAGCAGGACACACCAAAAGATCAAGGTGTTGTTATATTCAAATATATAATTCTATGCAATTAAACCTACATAAGTAAGCAATTAGGATTATAAAACGTGGATATTAGACAGCTAGAACTACTTCGCATGGCTCCAAGATTTCTCTCAGGGAATGTAGTAAATAGTCACGTTAGGTGCTCGCGGCATATACTCGTGGCTATattgctatattattatatggcCTCCAATCAATAATTtctatgtaataatatgtaCGTCTTATATACAGGTGTTTCTAAGATTAATTGCGTGCCTCTAGTGAAATCTAGTACTTAGTACTGAGTCCGGAAATTCGCCGTATAATGTGCAACGGAGtcttaataaataagttatattAGATAGCTAATAACGGCGGGCAGACATTCTGATATGTTTTTACGTTTAGTGTTAGGGACAGGATATACTGCTCTATATATGATGTACTGCTCCAGTTGTCATGTGATTGGGGACATGATGCAAGGTCCTCTCCTCACAATAATACaagcataataaataactgtGAGTAAATATGGAGTGGGATGTTGAGACATCGGCTTATGATTGGCATCGCGGACGCATGTCCTGTCCATTAATACAAGACCTTGCTCGCATTGTGATCACCGCTTGTTGTACATCGACCAAACAGTAGGATCTACCCGATTAGTTCAGTTTTTGTTGATCCTTCCGCAGTAGCCAGCTGTGGCCGAAGGTCAGGCATTGCAATAGAAAGTGCTTCGATTATAAAATACCGCGAAACATTAATATGTATCGGTACTGTGTACGGGCGAAGTGGCGGATTGTTTTGGAAACTTTCTGCTACTAGGGCTCTGAGTATCCCCCCTGATGTTAGGTAAACATTGGTTTTAAATACGTGCGCATAGGTTCATCATAGTTGTTGTTattagtaaataagtattagGTAAACATCGGAACATCACGCGGTGTTATTCAGTATTGTGCAAAGAAAGTGTTAGATAAGTATATCGTGGCTGGAGATTTCaatatgttattaattgtttaggTACTTATGCCCAGTAGGTCCATGTGTGCAACAATCGTCCAGCGGCGGGTGCAGTAGCCGCGGCCACAATAGCGCAGTATCTGGGTTGCGACACGATGCACATGTACTCGGCACACGTAACATATAACCACTACAGCATTACAAATACTTGCAAGCAGCACACACCTGGTCACTTCAGCACGATATGTTGTTTACGAACATCACTAGTTCTTCGATTTATTTTTTCGCGCATCGTATTCCGATGGATGGAGTGCGTCGGATGCGCGGGCGCGGCCCGCACGATATCACTTGCGCGCGAGTCTCGCGACTTTGGCCGTCGGGACGTGATACGGGGCCGAGACGAGCCTTTCACAACGAAGGTTGTTTGACAATAGACGATAGAGCCGGTGCCGGTGGTAGGGACCGACTTATCAATGGTTGCGTAACCCCACGTGTACTCGGCGGTGGAGTGTGCACGCGACATTGCTACTTGTTGCCGCACGCCGCGCCGGTGCCCAGGTGGTCGCGAGCCATATGATTCAAGAACTCGATTTGagtaaatcataatattatattataacatatgagtaaataaatgcatatttatacatttgtcGGTGTTGCAAAACTACctgtcttatttattttttgtgtaaatttttaaattatctttcaACACATTAccggacacacacacacacacacaccggACAATAACACTTCACTTCTACAATTACAAACGCATCTAGCTTGCGTTGTCGTAATGTTTTGCTCTCAAGCAAATAGTTTCACGTTTTTTGCTATCATCAACAAAATGTTGACACTTACGCCATAATGCGACCACCGCGCCGTCATTGGTCGTCCACTGACCATGGCATGTTTACTATGTACCCACTACATAACTTACGACGTagtatttctttgaaaaattgtGAATTTTAAAGACATAATGATATTGTTTACTGTTATTAGAAAGGAAGCTAGAGTGATGTccaacaaaacaatacatattGCCTGTTGGTTATATTGGCATCTTGTATTGTACATATCCTGAGATAAGTCAGTGTGTGCATaagtgtgatgttatgttaGTGTTACCTACATTGCTTCATACTTGACATTGTAACCAAGGGAAATCGCTAAAGACGAGATACGGTCTCTTCGATAAGGCGGGCGATTcactaactttaaattaaaagcatGCGACCTTTAACAAtgattatcattttttttaagtataccCCACCCTAGTTTACAAACCtacaagttaacatacacatgTCATCCAGATCCAGATCCGAAACAGCAAAATGTGGATCCcataaagagttactccgtgcggaaatcgaattcccagccactgcgccaaccgtgcagtccatgTAGAAAAATCATTTGCGGCTGAAAATCAAACGAAACTTCGCGTTAAAGAATCGTAGAACACCTAGGATCGTCTAATGAATACGTAATAAAACAACTATtagaaacattataaaaaatactttatttacaaaataatacgtTGATggcaaatgtaacaaaataagtaaacaaatggTAATAGGTACAAGACTGTCATACAGTCGGCTCACATCGaaatgtaaacaattttaccaaattttaaaaGTTCTTACTTGTAGTATTTTAATGACTTGTAAATCAACACCCTATAAATTGTACgaaatatgtattaacataacattttcaCAGACATACCTTATAATAACGTAAACAAAACATAGTATTGAATTGTTACATCAAACAGTTTTATAAACGGTTTTTTATACGAATTCTGTGGATATATCTATGGCAAGTacaatttaactttaaattaattaacaatcaaataatcGAATAAGCTAACAATTCCCATgtataaataacagtttttcaacttgttttttttcttgattctacttttttttttttttgagtggagaaaatcgtcctatgacttctcccgccttgggcgaggcgagagggagtgtcagactcttactgactaaaaaccaccccgttccttctcctgcctttcgagccggagccccggtgaacccgctagtccgcagcttcggatcaggcatcagcccttttttttttttttttttttttttgagggggaaaatcatccaatgacttctcccgccttgggcgaggcgagagggagtgtcagactcttactgactaaaaaccaccccgttccttctcctgcttttcgagctggagccccggtaaacccgctaggtagtccgcagctccggatcaggcatcagccctactgggccccatctgtggtggtctgatggctctttgaggcgcgcgcggaacgcgacgcgccgcacgcacgggtctggttctgttcgggcgatgagctacccttgctcgccgtccacagacccgcacttacggtggccggagatcgtcccgcgacccccgacgcccagagtgtctctcgcgacggctggggcgtgaggaggtttgttccctcacgcgccccgcctcctccttagctagcatgactgcttcgcaaaaggaggagacggcatcccaatccctctcgctccgcaccatggcctgaaccagtgccgggcgcgagaggtcgccgtcgccgaccacatccctgaggacttggcggtgctcggcccacgcagggcacaccgccactgtatgttctactgtgtcctccgggcggtcctcgcagtgatgacacccgggcgtttcctcccgcccaataaggaacaggaacctaccgaaactcccatgtccggtaagcacctgcgtcaggcggtaggtgaggacgccgtggcgcctctctagccactcctcaaagaggggtcttaccgctgcaatgacagcgagcccagccctcggttaggcatcagccctaccggGCCTCATCTGTTCTTGAGTCTACTTGCGAGCGGGTTCGTACCCCATCCAGAGGGGTCTGGGAACTACAGTCATGATGTCTATCACCAAAGCTTATCACTACATCGGTATAATCTCAGtctattgtattaaattaattaaaactattgtaCTGGCACCGGCACATCCAGCTACACCAAATTACTTCAGTAAAATTTCAACATTATTCCAACTGTTGAAGCGCCTCTTAAATTGTGAATAGCAATAAGACATAGTTTGTaagatttaattataacatttgtaACAGGCGCTTAAAGTCCCTGAcctttgttaatttaaatgtcatgtcattcactttttttttttattaaaactgcacACTGCAAGCTACgttcctgatttttttattcccGAAATATTCTACTGAGCTATCACCATTTTCTACATGGTCCGTACGAGCCGGATGATCCATCATCTACAACCAGCAAAGTGGAATAATCTAAATATTGGATATTTTGGAAATTGGAGTTAATAAGTACCAGAGTGAAGAGGTGACGAACACGTTTTGGAAAAAGTGGATTGAACAACGAGTGAAATCAAACAAGAAGTGTTAAAGCCaaagcattataatattaattaaattcacccaacactcataataataaatcaggTAATATAGGTAATTAACATAGGAATTAAGTAGCGATTATAAGAACAAAGAAAAGGTTAGtaacatatttatacatatttacaaattatttacaactttatacaatttatttacaaggAATTATGTACAGAGCattagattaaaatatattttgtaaaataaagttaatatgtGCTTAAAAATACAGTACAGTAGTGTTAATGTTTACCTACATTAGTTAACTTTTTATTGttgatttacaaaacattatttattcaaattaatctttacaattacataattgTTGCTTTGTATATCCTTTAAAACGtagataaagtaattaatttgtttgttacattattCATCAGAATAGTTAaccttacctacctacttaactaCGGTAGTTCATTATAATTTGCAGtgaatgttttgttaataattcatcatcattgTTGCTTAGTTTCATTATTCATAACATTAGGTATTTTTGTGACATATAGTttcgtaatttaatattattactgtaCAATTTCAGGTCTACGACACCCTCCTTTCAAAATGACTGACGTTAAAGAACTTAGAAAAAAGCGAAGCAGCTATAAAGGAAGATTAACTGTATTTTCaacgtttttaaacaaattacaagATTCCACAGTAAGTCCGTCTCAGGTAATGGAGTTGCAATTGCGTGTCAATAAATTAGAAGATTTATACAACGAATTTAACGAAATTCAATTACAGCTAGAATGTATGTGTGAAATTGACGCCGAGGTACTTGAACGAACCTCAATCGAATCTCAATATTATGAGTTAGTGGCTCAAGCTAAAgtcatgttaaataaatattcaaaatctgAACAAGAGGAAATAAAATCAACCACTAGTAGTAAGCGTCAATTCATCAAGTTGCCCACCATACAATTACCGAAATTTTCAGGTTCCTATAACAGTTGGCTTGAATTTCGCGATACCTTCACTAGTCTCATTCACGGCAATGACGACATAGACGAGATAAATAAATTCCATTATTTGAGATCATCGCTGACAGAATCTGCTGCTATCGTCATACAATCAATCGAGTTTTCTGCTCAAAACTACAACATGGCATGGGAACTTCTATGTGAGCGATTCGATAATGAAAGATTATTGATTGAGAATCACGTTACCGCATTATTTAATATCGAATCAATCGCTAAGGAGTCCTCAACTGCATTAAAGAGCATCGTAGACAATGTCAACAAAAATATCAGAGCGTTAAAAACATTAGGTGAACCTGTTGATAGTTGGGAcacattacttatttacataatcaGACAAAAACTAGACACTAAAACATTCCGAGAGTGGGAGGAATATAAAGGGCGTATTGATAAATCGAAACGAATCACTTTTGATCAGTTCATTGAGTTTATGCGTAATCGCGCTGAGTTAATAGAAACACTGGAAAAATCACGTCACTCCACagatacacacacaaacacaaaacaaaacactaaaattaaatcCTTTGTAACGACAGAAAACATTAGTAGTTCATTGTCACGTAGTTGTCCAAAATGTAAAAGCGATCATAATCTCAATTCATGCCCACAGTTTTTATCACTAAGTGTCAACGATAGAATGTCCTTACTGCCTGGCTATAAGCTATGCTATAATTGTTTGCGTCACGGTCATTATCCCAGCAATTGCAAGAAATCAGGGTGCAAAATATGTAAACGCAAGCACCACACGCTTATTCACAACTCAGATTATAAACCTGCTTCAAGTAAATCACCTGGGACTACTGATAAGGCTAGCGCTGAGTCATCCTCCAGTGCCgacacaaacaataataatcacGTTGCGCTCTCAGCTAATATCTTCGCACAATCGCATACGAGCAGCACAGGTAACATTTTATTGTCAACTGCATTAATTAGGTGCTACGATGTTAATAATGAGGAACACATCGCTCGAGCGCTCCTTGATTCTGGTAGTTCGGCTTGTTTAATGACggagaatttatttaataagttacaGCTGCCTTACTTGAATACAAACAAATCTATACAAGGTATTAACAATTCTCTGTcgcatattaaaaaaatgtgtcgaGTACACATTAAATCGTTGCACGAATCATACTCAAACGACTTAACTTGTTTTGTCTTACCCACAATTACAGATAACGTTCCCGCTCGACAGGTACACGTAAACATACCTTCAAATATTCATTTAGCTGATCCGTATTTCCACACACCTGCttctattgatattattataggaGCTGGCGTATTCTGGAGTTTATTAGGATCAGATAAAGTCTTATTAGGTGATGGGAAACCAACACTTTATCAAACTAGACTAGGTTGGCTAGTTTGTGGCCCAATTAACGGCGGCTAtgataataattcaattaactgtaattatgttaatgattGTTGCGAAAGTTCTTCGTCTTCCAGTTCGAATGAGTTGACTGACATCCGAAACCAATTGACGCGTTTCTGGCAGCTTGAGGAAGTTGGCCGTGATGCATCAACTTATTCAGCTGAGGAGCAAATGTGTGAAGAACACTTTATAAAAAACACGACGCGCCTGTCAGATGGCCGTTTTTGCGTTAAAATACCGCTGAAGGCATCTACGGATATTTTAGGCGACTCATATCATCGTGCAAAACGATGTTTTTTGTCATTAGAGCGCAGAAATCACAAACAACCTTCACTCGATAAAATGTACAAAGACTTCATGACTGAGTATATTAATTTAGGTCATATGTCAGAGTGTCACATTAATGAAAATTTACAGTCATATTTCATTCCTCATCACGGAATCCTGCGCGAAAGTAGTATCACAACCAAATTACGCGTTGTTTTTAATGCTAGTGCACCCACTACCTCTGGAATCTCTTTAAATGCAATCCAAATGGTGGGACCTACCGTTCAGGACGATTTGACTGCAATCCTTCTTAGATTTCGAATGCATAAGTACGTCCTTTCTGCTGATGTTGAGAAAATGTACAGGCAGGTGTCTGTACATCCTTCAGATAGGCACCTGCAGCAAATAATTTGGcgtgataattttaataacactttTAAAACGTACCAATTAAATACGGTGACGTACGGCACAGCTAGTGCACCGTTTCTCGCAACTAGGTGTATCAAACAAATCGGTCTTGAATGCCAGGATAAAAAAGCCGCGGAAGCCATTCTTCATGATTTTTATGTAGATGATCTGCTGACAGGTACTGACGTGTTTGAGGAAGCTCAAATGTTGCGACATAAGGTGACCGATGCTCTTGCGTCTGCTTGCATGCCATTACGGAAGTGGAAATCGAACGAGCCCTCTTTAATCTCAGAATCAACTGACGAGTCTTATTTCGAGTTCCACCAGCCGGGCGACACCTGCAGTAAAACACTAGGACTTAGTTGGCGAACTGACACAGATGATCTCTTTTTTCCTATAAAGGTTCCCGACTGCACGGTAAATACTAAGCGTGGCATGTTGGCAGTAATAGCACAAATTTATGATCCTTTAGGGTTGTTAGCACCGTGTGTCGTGAGCATGAAGATGTTGCTTCAAAAATTATGGCTAGACAAATTAGAATGGGACGATCACTTATCACCTGACATTACAGCAATATGGGcaaacacaattaaaaacttACCGTGTATTCACAATTTGCGGATAGCACGTCGGGTAGTCTGTGACGCATACaaacaatttgaatttcacaTTTTTACCGACGCTTCGGAGCAAGCATACGGAGCTTGTTTGTATGTTCGCAGTATTAATGAGCAGGGTGATGTCGATGTGCGATTATTTACAGCCAAAAGTCGCATCGCTCCTATTAAACCGTTGACTATACCGCGATTGGAGCTCTGTGCTGCTGTGCTTGGTGTACGTTTGTACCAAAAGGTTGTTAGTCACCTTCACATTCAACCGTCTAGTGTTGTGTTTTGGACCGACTCCATGATAGTGTTGGGTTGGCTTAAAATGTTGcctataaaattaaacactttTGTTCGCAACCGTGTTGCCGAAGTTTTAGAAATATCCGGTACGTGTGGTTGGAGACATGTATCGACCCACGACAATCCAGCCGATTTGATAACACGCGGGGTAGAACCGACCGCTATGCAATCACTGGACTTGTGGTGGTTCGGCCCATGTTTCTTAAAATGTGACAGTTCTACATGGCCACCCATTTCTATAAATACTCAAAATCTTCCAGAACTCAAACCTAATAATATCTTAGTTAATTTAGCTCAAGAAAGTCATGCTACTGGAGATTTAGTTAAAGGAGTAATCGAATTCAATCGATTTTCTAATTTTAGTCGATTACATCGTtctatttgttatgttttacgTTTTATCAATCTTTGTA
Proteins encoded in this window:
- the LOC126910850 gene encoding uncharacterized protein LOC126910850 codes for the protein MTDVKELRKKRSSYKGRLTVFSTFLNKLQDSTVSPSQVMELQLRVNKLEDLYNEFNEIQLQLECMCEIDAEVLERTSIESQYYELVAQAKVMLNKYSKSEQEEIKSTTSSKRQFIKLPTIQLPKFSGSYNSWLEFRDTFTSLIHGNDDIDEINKFHYLRSSLTESAAIVIQSIEFSAQNYNMAWELLCERFDNERLLIENHVTALFNIESIAKESSTALKSIVDNVNKNIRALKTLGEPVDSWDTLLIYIIRQKLDTKTFREWEEYKGRIDKSKRITFDQFIEFMRNRAELIETLEKSRHSTDTHTNTKQNTKIKSFVTTENISSSLSRSCPKCKSDHNLNSCPQFLSLSVNDRMSLLPGYKLCYNCLRHGHYPSNCKKSGCKICKRKHHTLIHNSDYKPASSKSPGTTDKASAESSSSADTNNNNHVALSANIFAQSHTSSTGNILLSTALIRCYDVNNEEHIARALLDSGSSACLMTENLFNKLQLPYLNTNKSIQGINNSLSHIKKMCRVHIKSLHESYSNDLTCFVLPTITDNVPARQVHVNIPSNIHLADPYFHTPASIDIIIGAGVFWSLLGSDKVLLGDGKPTLYQTRLGWLVCGPINGGYDNNSINCNYVNDCCESSSSSSSNELTDIRNQLTRFWQLEEVGRDASTYSAEEQMCEEHFIKNTTRLSDGRFCVKIPLKASTDILGDSYHRAKRCFLSLERRNHKQPSLDKMYKDFMTEYINLGHMSECHINENLQSYFIPHHGILRESSITTKLRVVFNASAPTTSGISLNAIQMVGPTVQDDLTAILLRFRMHKYVLSADVEKMYRQVSVHPSDRHLQQIIWRDNFNNTFKTYQLNTVTYGTASAPFLATRCIKQIGLECQDKKAAEAILHDFYVDDLLTGTDVFEEAQMLRHKVTDALASACMPLRKWKSNEPSLISESTDESYFEFHQPGDTCSKTLGLSWRTDTDDLFFPIKVPDCTVNTKRGMLAVIAQIYDPLGLLAPCVVSMKMLLQKLWLDKLEWDDHLSPDITAIWANTIKNLPCIHNLRIARRVVCDAYKQFEFHIFTDASEQAYGACLYVRSINEQGDVDVRLFTAKSRIAPIKPLTIPRLELCAAVLGVRLYQKVVSHLHIQPSSVVFWTDSMIVLGWLKMLPIKLNTFVRNRVAEVLEISGTCGWRHVSTHDNPADLITRGVEPTAMQSLDLWWFGPCFLKCDSSTWPPISINTQNLPELKPNNILVNLAQESHATGDLVKGVIEFNRFSNFSRLHRSICYVLRFINLCKRCSSINTSYFTAQELQDALNFTIIQSQKESFPEYNLLLNNKQLPHKNRLLNLNVFLDNNKIIRIGGRLHNSEYSYTKKHPILIQSTHHFAKLLFQFEHIRLMHAGPQLLLSTIRETYWPLGGRNLARACCRQCVRCQRVKPRTIAPQMGNLPLSRLSPADYPFQNVGVDYAGPIASASRQGRGCRLVKVYIVLFVCFTTKAIHLELVGDLTSNNYLQALRRFMSRRGKPLNIYSDNGTAFVGAYNEIAEFLKRNCDSISDSAAQDGITFHFIPAYAPHFGGLWEAGVKSTKYHLLRVLGNCNLTYEELNSILIQIEGILNSRPLTPLSSNPEDLLPLTPGHFLIGRPLTSLPVKDLRDHSTSHLTRHQRLEQLRQHFWTRWSKEYVSELQQRVKWRTGNDSLNLDTLVVIKEDNQPPMKWKLGRVVALHPGTDGISRVADIRTATGTVRRAFSKICPLLETSC